The Medicago truncatula cultivar Jemalong A17 chromosome 7, MtrunA17r5.0-ANR, whole genome shotgun sequence genome includes the window TCACCGCTCTGATGGGCATCACCGGTGCTGGGAAAACAACTCTGATGGATGTGCTTTCTGGTAGAAAAACTGGTGGATATATTGGTGGGAACATCAAAATTTCCGGCTTTCCAAAGAAGCAAGAAACCTTTGCAAGAATTTCTGGATACTGTGAGCAAACTGATATCCATTCTCCTCATGTTACTGTCTATGAATCTTTGCTCTATTCAGCATGGCTCCGATTGTCCCCTGACATCAATGCTGAAACCAGAAAGGTTAGTATTTTAATCACTTGAGATTTTACCATTAACTGGAATTATTAAgtttaagtttgaaaatgaCTTATGCTTGAAGATGTTCATTGAGGAAGTCATGGAACTTGTGGAACTGAAACCACTGCAAAACGCAATAGTAGGACTACCTGGTGTTAGCGGTCTCTCAACGGAGCAGCGCAAAAGGCTGACTGTTGCAGTTGAGTTGGTTGCTAATCCTTCAATAATATTCATGGATGAGCCAACTTCTGGGCTAGATGCAAGGGCTGCAGCTATTGTTATGAGAACAGTTAGGAACACAGTAGACACTGGAAGAACAGTTGTTTGTACAATCCACCAGCCTAGCATTGATATATTTGAATCTTTTGATGAggtgaaaaataaaaagttgaaaactcaagaaattaaaaacaaattgtttGTTCTCTTGCATTACAATATATTAAATTTctaatattttctcaaaatgaaATGCAGCTTTTACTACTTAAGCAAGGAGGGCAAGAGATATATGTAGGGCCACTTGGACATAATTCTTCCAATTTAATCAATCACTTTGAGGTAGGtagaatatatacacacacacacacacaatgaAAAGTATGAAATTGATTTCGATTTTATGCTTCAAACTATTATCTTCTTCTTAACATTTCAAACTGTAAGCACTTGTCATGAAGGGAATCCAAGGTGTTAGCAAGATCAAAGACGGTTATAATCCAGCAACATGGATGTTGGAAGTCACAAATTCATCTAAAGAAGTGGAATTGGGGATTGATTTTGTAGAGTTGTACAAAAATTCAGAGTTATACAGGTATTTTCACTGGTATACACAATCTAATCAAACTATAGAACCAGAAAATTCAGAGTTATACAGGTATTTTCACTACTATAATTGTTTCAGGATAAACAAAGCACTTATCAAGGAATTGGGTAGTCCAGCACCTTGTTCAAAAGATCTTTATTTTCCTACTCAGTACTCGAGATCCTTTTTTACACAATGTATGGCTTGCTTATGGAAACAACATTGGTCTTATTGGCGCAATCCTGAATATAATGCCATAAGATTTCTGTACTCAACCGCAGTGGCTGTTTTGCTAGGAAGCATGTTTTGGGACCTTAGCTCCAAAATGTAAAATCAAATTGGAAAACTAGAAATTTTTTACGGCTTCAAACTCTTGAATTtgtaaaatttcatttcattattgCAGTGAAAAGGAGCAAGATCTTTTTAATGCCATGGGGTCCATGTATGCTGCTGTTATCCTTATTGGCGTCATGAATGGTAATTCAGTGCAGCCGGTGGTTGCTGTTGAAAGAACGGTCTTTTATAGAGAAAGAGCGGCCGGAATGTATTCAGCTTTTCCATATGCTTTTGGGCAGGCAAGTATCCATAccaatttataaaatatcttCTGGTACCAAGTTTGATGACTTTAATATCGTAAGAACATAACAAAAAACAGTTAATTAGCTTGCATTGCAGGTTGTAATAGAGCTCCCATATGTTTTTGTACAAGCTGTGGTCTATGGCATTATAGTGTATGCGATGATTGGTTTTGAGTGGTCTATGGTTAAAGTTTTGTGGTGCCTATTCTTCTTGTTTTTCACCTTTCTCTACTACACTTACTATGGGATGATGTCAGTGGCCTTGACCCCAAACAATCACATTTCCATTATAGTTTCCTCAGCATTCTACTCAATATGGAATCTCTTCTCAGGATTCATAGTCCCAAGACCAGTAAGTTTTTACTTCCTCAAATTCTTGGTGCATTTTAATttcatagtttttgtttttaaggttTCAGTTCATTAGTAAGAGTTTGACATTGTAAACTCAGAGGATAGTCAGAGATGGTTGTAAAATAGTAATTagtgtcattttaattaataatagtctgattttgtaaaaaaaaaaatcttggtgCCTTTGGCTAACAGAGTATTCCAGTGTGGTGGAGGTGGTACAGTTGGGCAAATCCAATGGCATGGAGTTTGTATGGATTGGCGGCTTCACAATAtggagatttaaaaaaaaacattgaatccAATGATGGAAGCCAAACCGTGGAAGAATTTTTGAGAAACTACTTTGGTTTCAAGCCTGATTTTCTAGGAGTGGTTGCTCTTGTCaatgttgcatttccaataGCATTTGCTTTGGTGTTTTCCATAGCaattaagatgtttaatttCCAAAGGCGTTAAGAACATTcggatttttctttttgtatagGAGTTCCATCTAAAGAAGAAAATATCCCACAaccattattatattttctttattactAATTAAATATTGTATCATAGTTCGAGATTAGATAATCTAAGTGACATGTGATACGGCTTCGATaaagttgcatatgttgtttATCCTTATGAAATTAGGATCTTTTCACAAGAGCTTTGTTAGAATGTCTGCCTATTGATCTCGTTGATAACATTTTCCCTTACATTTATACTGCATGTGTGTAGAATTGGattgtgtgtgtgagagagagagcaCACCTAAATGATCACAGAGAAACCTTGGAGTTTGATGTTTGACCCTTAATTCTCGTAATAATGAATGAAGCAATAGAATTTCTGCATTATAGCATGTTCTAAATTCCTAATCTCTGCTTTAACACTTGACCTTGCAACTATTGTCTAATACTTTTAAACCTTGGTAAAAATCATCAAGTAGGCCTTATGATCAAATTTTCCAGCAATGACATAGGCACATCAAAGAGAacaaaccaacaacaaaaaacaaatgcaagagaaaaaacaaaccaaaaggTTAGTATACATTTTGCTCTTGTCAAACAGTGTTGGAAGCCAAACTGTGGAAGGTTTTCTGAGAAATTACTTTGGTTTCAAGAATGATTTTCTAGGAGTAGTTGCTCTTGTCaatgttgcatttccaatagtttttgctttgttttttccTATATCAATAAAGATGTTTAGTTTCCAAAGGCGTTAAGAACattcaatttttgtattttctttatttacCAGTTAATATTGTATCATAGCTCGAGATTGGATAGTCTAAGTGACATTTGATACGGCTGTTATACgattaaatatgttatttgtCCTTATGAAATTAGTATATTTAGTTTGTTAAAAGGATCATgagcatattttttttaaacaagggCTTTGTTAGCATGTCTGCCTATTGATCTGGAGCTGATATATGAGTGTTTAAGAAAGTCTCGTGGATTTTAATATACTTTGCACGATTTTAATGAAGGATTTGAAATCAATTTATAGATTCATAAGATTTCAAAAgacttagagtgtgtttggatgaggtaattgagaaattttaaagaatttagaattctaggcaatttaaatgattcaattaaattactttcatttttcaattcttttgtttggatgaagtaataaaaaaaattcattgtcatatttttgggcaacttttataaattttaatttttttgggccaaatttgaaaattgaaattaggggtcaaaatgtaaatttcaaaaaattgaggggtcaaattataatttttgaaaattttgagggaccaatttgcaattttttggaaatttattggggtcaatttgaaatttttggaaaatttgaggaccaaaatgaaaaataacaacaatgaataaatttgaaattcttagcttttaggtgttatttgaaattctctaaatttaacttgaacaaaatacttcataaatttccatcattttgaaaatgcttcaaattattatccaaacaatggaattcaccccaaagtatttgaattcccttaaaacaatacattccctcaaaacattcccccatccaaacacactcttaaggAATAAGAGAAATTTCGACAGAAGCTATAATTAGTCATTTGTAATAGCTACTGCATGAATGAGCTTCTTTCTTAGAAGATTCGACAGAAGCAACCTGatccttcaaaattttatgCTCTTCCTGGAATACTATAgacttgaaaataatttgattttcacatatttaatcccaacaattgaatttttaattgcCACCATGTACATCTGAGCAGgactaaataaaattttgattttttttttgtttggaaaatgTGTGCCTAAGGATATAttttaatgaaacaaaaaaaaaagtaattctgtataaaaaaattatataattattatttgagaataatttaatttgtatttttaagataGAACTTTCTATTATGGATTTCTTAAGTACTGCTTAGCattacattttgtttttttcttttcttttcatgttCCTTAGATACGGCATGATTTTCCCCCACAACAGCAAGATATTGAAATCTCATTGATAGAGAAAGATATTGAAACTCTACATTAgatctaaatttaaaaattaacaaatcttATGAAAAGCACCTAAATAAAATGTGTCTAagttttatcctttaaaaaaatataatagacaAGATCTGCTGATTGAAACCATATGAAGGAAAccaatgcattttttattttttattattattacgtGTGCACGTATACCTTATTTTtgtcttaaaataaaaataaaaataaaactatgtcTATTGGTCTTTGTACCAAGTAAACAAAAAGGACTATTGGACTAACACAAGCAGAACCTAAGAAAGTCAACTTAAGTGGTTCCATATTTTGTTTAGTATTTTAAGCTTCTCAAGACATAATCAATGATGTCAGTTAGGTAATTAGACCATTGTTTTTCCTAAAATTgatactcccttcgtcccagTTTAACTGAGTTAGTTGACTATTTTACACAGATAAAGAAAAgtgtataaatgaaagagagaacAATCGTTTTGAGTGCATTTGTCAAGTATTTGTgtattcttctttatcataaatgtaaagtagaatatattgaatttggAGTGGtgaaaatagtattaattagagttataattgaaaaagggtaattaatattgtattgaaaagtgaaatggttaaatatttttgagacaatattttttacaaatggcTCAGTTATTATAATGTTACCTACAGGAACAAAAAACATATGAACATCAGCTATGTCACTCCAACATGTAAAAAAGGAAAAGGGTCATTTTTGACTGCAGAAAACAACACCAACAGAAATAAACTGAAGCAACTTTAGCAAATAGCTGATGATTTTTAATACCATTTTCTCCAAATTTGTTGTTAGTTACTAGGACCAATTGGATTTTGACTAGTGGTAATGATGGGGGGTGGAGGTAGTTCATCAATTTGGAGGAACAGTGATGCTGCTCagattttttcaaattcttttcaccaagaagatgatgaagaagctcTTAAATGGGCTGCAATTCAGAAACTTCCTACTTTTGAACGTTTGAGGAAAGGTTTGCTTACTTCACTTCAAGGGGAAGCCACCGAGGTTGATGTTGAGAAGCTTGGGTTGCAAGTAAGAAAAGATTTGCTTGAAAGACTTGTTAGACTTGCTGAAGAGGACAATGAGAAGTTTCTGCTCAAACTTAAGGATCGCATGGACaggttcaaattcaattttattttgttcctCAGGGGATGTTAAAAGAGTGCTTTTAAAATACACTAATTTCTTTGCTTATCATTCTTTTCTTGTTCATTGATGATATCAGAGTTGGAATTGATCTTCCTACCATAGAGGTTCGATTCGAGCATTTGAATATCGAAGCAGAAGCTCATGTAGGAAGCATATCTTTGCCTACCTTCACTAACTTCATGGTTAATATAGTAGAGGTAAAGtactaaaatttgaaaatagtaCTAACTTgctatgtgattttttttatattgaaggGGATTCTAACTAAACATTTtggtttctgttttttttacattttaattaactttaaaGAGTCTATTGAACTCTCTTCATGTACTTCCAAGTAGAAAGCAACGTCTAAATATTCTCAAGGATGTTAGTGGAATAATAAAGCCTTCAAGGTATCAATACATTTACTGTTCCATTCATTGATTTCTCTAGGCACCTTTTGAACAAATATAACTAATTtcaatttgctttttttttttccttcagaaTGACGTTGCTTTTGGGCCCTCCAAGTTCTGGAAAAACGACACTCCTTTTGGCTTTGGCCGGAAAACTTGATCCAAAATTGAAGGTTAGAACATTAAAACGAAGATGAACACACCTCTCTCTTATCtatgttttctattttatctataGTTTCCAATCTAACTAGATCTATAGCTAAAATACTAATAATGTGTGACTTGACTTCATGATCAGTTTTCTGGAAGGGTGACTTATAATGGTCATGAGATGAGTGAATTTGTCCCCCAAAGAACTGCTGCTTATGTGGATCAAAATGATCTTCACATTGGAGAATTGACTGTTAGAGAAACATTGGCCTTCTCGGCAAGAGTCCAAGGAGTTGGACCTCAATATGGTTGGTCTACAAGATTTCTTTATACTTATATTCATTATTGAATACACAAGCTGAAGTATTAAGGCTTTCTTTcaataaacagcttaattaatcGCTTATATAATAAATgtttaatattgtaaaaaataatcttaGCATGTAATCgattatgtataagctatttcagTAACAAAAGATAgagtcaaactgttttcatataagctgttttcaaaagCTATCCTGACGaccttatggaaataagctgaaagcaacttatggacatgtcataaactGTTTCCATGAACTCtaccaaacagtctcacaagtaaTTATTccagtagataagttcaaacAAGCCCTAAATTAGAAAGTTTTGACCACGTGTAATATTGTTGACATTCTGCAGACTTGCTAgcagaattgtccagaagagaAAAAGATGCAAATATCAAGCCTGATCCAGATATTGATGTGTACATGAAAGtaatataaaatttcttttcaacTCAGTggatcatttatttattttccatacAGATATATATTACTGATATTAAAGTGGCTGTCATTATGATTCATAATGCTCACAGGTTGTAGCAATTGAAGGCCAGAAGGAAAATTTGATAACAGATTATGTCCTAAGGGTAAAGTAATTTATACTTTCATATCTAATCTCACCATAACTACATTTTAATATTATGTTTTGAAGTCTCTCTTGTTTCTTTGCTATACATTTGTAGGTTTTGGGACTAGAGATATGTGCTGATACTGTTGTGGGAAATGCAATGATAAGAGGTATCTCTGGCGGACAAAAGAAACGCCTTACAACAGGTAAAACAAATCTGATTTAAATCTAACACGCGTTGTGATTAATTACGTCAATAAACTGATTATTAGGAATCTATAGGGGAGATGTTGGTTGGACCAACTAAAGCTTTATTCATGGATGAAATATCTACTGGTTTGGATAGCTCAACAACTTTTCAAATTGTGAATTCAATGAAGCAATATGTCCACATTCTCAAAGGAACCGCGGTGATCTCACTCCTGCAGCCGCCACCAGAAACTTACAATCTATTCGACGACATTATTCTACTCTCTGATAGTCACATTATATACCAAGGTCCTCGGGAACACGTGcttgaatttttcaaatcaaTTGGTTTTAAATGTCCAAATAGGAAAGGAGTGGCAGATTTTTTGCAAGAAGTGAGTGTCATTGTGTCTTCTCtcatttttatataaacaaaGTTTCATTTATCTATAATATACGATagcaatttaaatttttctatgGAAATTATTATGTTATAGGTGACATCAAGGAAAGATCAAGAGCAGTACTGGCAACACAAAGATCAACAATATAGATTTGTCACAGCTGAAGAGTTTTCTGAGGCATTTCAATCATTTCATGTTTGCAGAAGACTTGGTGATGAACTTGGTACTGAATTTGACAAGTCTAAGAGCCACCCAGCCGCTTTGACAACAAAGAAATATGGAGTTGGAAAATTTGAACTGTTAAAAGCTTGTTCATCAAGAGAATATTTACTTATGAAGCGCAATTCATTTGTCTACATCTTCCAGCTTTGCCAAGTAAGTTTGGAAATGAGAAATTTCCATTTTTAACATTATGTTCTGACCTCAAATCTGttgtattgttttatttatttaaaatatatacagCAAGCTTGTTCATCAAGAGAATATCGACTGTGGGAATTGTGTATGCCCTCTATCCCCAAGTCATGCGGGGCATTTTTGGTGTATGGATCACattaaatatcatataataCTACTAAAATCCATCATTGATGACTTCCTTCTCATTTTAGCTTGCTGTAATGGCAATGATAGCCATGACCGTCTTCCTCCGAACAGAAATGCGCAAAGATTCTGTGGCGCATGGAGGTATATATGTAGGTGCGTTGTTCTTTGGCGTCGTTGTGATCATGTTTATTGGAATGGCTGAACTTTCCATGGTAGTTTCAAGGCTTCCTATTTTCTACAAGCAAAGGGGGTGCCTTTTTTTCCCTCCATGGGCATATTCTCTTCCTTCGTGGATCCTAAAAATCCCCTTGACTTGTTTGGAAGTGGCTGTTTGGGTATTTCTCACTTACTATGTCATTGGTTTTGATCCATATATTGGAAGGTAAGGGTCATATGTGTTTATAAGTCCCAGTGTACTTGTGATTTGTGCCGAGTATGGATAAACAgtttaattaagcacttaaagCATAAGCGCtaatgtataagctatttctacaataagattaaataaatagaagtcaaattgttttcgtaAGCTCTTCTAAAGAGTCTCTTGTATGtgtttatgtcagtagataaactcaaataagccaatacAATCAAGCCcttgatatattatttttccCTTGTATCATTGTCTATTCTTATCTTACTAAACAAATAATGATATGCATTTGTCTATATACTTCCTAATGCAGATTTTTCAGACAATACCTTATTCTTGTACTAGTACACCAGATGGCTGCTGCATTGTTCAGATTCGTTGCAGCAGTTGGGAGGGACATGACAGTGGCTCTAACATTTGTATCATTTGCAATTGCCATCCTTTTTTCAATGAGTGGTTTTGTTCTATCAAAAGGTACTATAATAATTACggatacaaaacaaaaaaaacaatcacaGTGTTTGTCTCACTATGTTCTATACTAagatttctctcttttctttgcTTTATGCTGCTCATAGACAGTATAAAAAAATGGTGGATTTGGGGATTTTGGATATCACCTTTGATGTATGGACAAAATGCCATGGTAATTAATGAGTTCCTTGGGAATAAATGGAAACATGTAAGTCTTTTACTATTTCATATTCATATGTTCATTTTCTCTGACTTCCTtatcatataaatcatcttGTGTACCACCAAGGTCTGGTGCAAGTGCTTGGTTCGTTGTGTGTGTGAGTGTTGTAAACTCCAGAGTACCGAATTTAATTCTTActcatcaaaaaatataaatagtctgatgattttgatatgatttCTTATGAAAGGTTCTTCCTAACTCAACCGAATCACTAGGAGTTGAAGTTTTGAAATCTCGCAGTTTCTTTACTGAGACATATTGGTATTGGATATGTGTTGGTGCTTTGATTGGATATACATTACTTTTCAACTTTGGATATATCCTTGCTCTCACTTTCTTGAATCGTGAGTATcttcaccttagatgtatgatAAAACAGATGAGACTACAGTTCGTGTACTGATAATCTTCAAAATTGATCATGTAGCACTTGGGAAGCATCAAACTGTTATTCCAGATGAATCTCAAAGCAATGAGCAAATTGGTGGTAGCCGGAAAAGAACTAATGTATTGAAATTCATAAAGGAAAGTTTTTCAAAGCTCTCAAACAAAGGTACTTTCATCTCATAACTACCGACAATGTAGTAAGGTCTACTCTTTGtaccaaaatataagcaaaaaagaccaacttttatgctattattgtgttgtttcaaaaaattaatcttttccaaagtaaaattaaatgcaaattgtattcaatttgttctcctttCTATTTTCTCGATAATGTGAATTTcttaacatgaagtattgaacATAACAACACACCACAAACTTTGATGGTATTGAATGATTTTCGGTCTTATACGGTTTTTTGTTGTCcagtccttcattttttagcagatcaaatcaaacgcaccctaagAGTCTAGatgagtaattttttattttcaattcacaTAACATTATGGATAACATTGGAGCTACTTCACAGTGAAAAAAGGAGAAAGTAGAAGTGGAAGCATCTCTCCTAGTAGACAAGAAATAATTGCTGCGGAAACAAATCATAGTAGGAAAAAGGGAATGGTTCTTCCTTTTGAACCACATTCTATAACCTTTGATGAAGTTACATATTCTATAGACATGCCGCAGGTAATCTAGAAACCAATtgaataaaaagttaaatttcgATACACTGTCAATGTAAAAAGCAAATCACACTCAATTACATGAGTAACTTTAGGAATAGTTATTGTTAACAATATAGctacaaaataaagaaagaatgcaaaataaataaagagagaatGGGAACAACAATGGAGGCAAGGGTTTCATAGAATAGCATTAACTTGACATTACAAAAGGTTACaggagaatatatatataaatcctAATGGGCTGCTAACTTAagagaatatatataaaaaacaatgggctctgttatcatggtttttgggtgccaagccattaattggacttgaaccttttgaccgttgatatctctcttttttcttgggaagggcaaaattgagaaaaaacccttagattctaagttcgggggtcgttttcgctacgggaaggtgttaggcacccggagcgattatggtattccataagaaccgttctcctaagcttatttctacgctttatttttattgcctactttattgaaagaagttttatttgagtgaagaatggaggtgagaagaagtagaattttattttatttcggcttggaggggttaaagtcccttgcctacgtaccgttttacgggatcaaaaccggcgtagttcttgctaaaaagacttgttgtttttttgttttaattgtttgattttaaattttgaaaatgattttgaagaaggggattgagaggcttcatgagcattagagtatgaaaaagtgagggtttgtttagtgattttgcaaaaaggtctaaatgattagacttatttgagaattttattaagaaaataaaaggtgaaaagttgttggagttttgactccatttttatgaaaaatatttgaagcgagtttgtttgcatattttttggaaaaaagttgaattttctctaagtgtttaaacctaagcattcatctaaccgtgcaatcctaggcatacatctacacacgcaatcctaggcatacatctagggtgagtgtgtgcgtgccggtgcgccatagtgtccatagtccatattacaagaattgcctaaatacattctatggcctctttgccaagctacaaaccaatgataacaaattacatcaccgaatgaattaaaacttgcaaaaataaaggcTAAGCTAAAAAAAGTGGtggagatagtgaaatgctatgaaatgtatggcacatgaaatgaaatggttagtaatcataaagcacaaaatagtaggaaataaacaaCAAGAAATTGCATAAGAATGGCAAAAAggaagtaataaagtggtaaaaacctaagaaaatttgatatgatacctaaatgtgcttgtgacccataattctcacattatggcaattttgaaagagattttgtttcaaatcatgatgtgaaattaatagagacacatgcaagcaaagtatcacaccaaattcatagaggaatttgacactttattccttaagacaaacacttgttgcttgcaaaacaagaaatttacaaaatcatatccaaaaacagcaaaaaaggGCACATgaccagaggcatattcatcacaagattgggtatcatttattcatgtcacatatcaaagtgtcaagaataaaaacataaccaaaataataccaaaaatgtaaaaacacatggaaattaattcatgccattttaccattttttttacatgcaaaacaccatagaaataccaaaaatatatcaagaaacaactaggatttttaggaatttttgtaaaaaaatgtgagcaagcaacaggttcagatagcaaggaaaacagtgcaaatagcaaaaaaaacaaaaacgtaGAAAGAAACTTAAGCCCAACCCAAAACCCACTgggcctggatcatccaaaggcctcaggGGCGTTAGATTGATCCAGACctagatctgacggttcaaagcAAGCAGCGCATGGTAACACAGATCAAGCACACGGAAGCAGAgcatcacagccattcaaacgtaaaaaccctagatcctacggtccaggatgaaaacaaaatgaaccggaccggttcaggcgTCTATATAAGCATATGGACACCGGTCCAGTTCATTTCTTCcatctccctctctctctaaacttctctcttctctcgcctctctctaaaaactcaccgccggtgaggatgaagctacggcggagaccttgaaggtccgccggaaacttcatcttctccggcgagcctATGAACTCTCCGGTGACCTAactttccagaattcaaagattttcacatcaaacgattcgtcctttaaccctaaacacgaatccagcaaagattttctcaaacacagcttgaaacgacgtagatctgaaAATcttcgtacggttttgaaactaattttttgatcttttttgaaagaaaacgtttaTACCTttaaggatctacatcgtttcgtcgttcatcacttctctggtgcttgttcttgctttcaaaacttggatccttatggatctaggttttggtgtttacggttatgactttatctttgtgattctggaaaatttagATCTGTTTGTTCGTTTTCATGCAGGTTTAACCGTGATTATAactttttaaagagaaaaatgagttttacctgagttttggttgaaacttttgatagagaaaatcttcggaaaacttgaatgttctttgACGAATCTTTGATTTTctctggaccgaaaataaatcggtttaccggttctgtttcttcatcttctccgattccttctctacttctctctctgtgattacgtgcttgagcttgcttcttgCTTCTTAGATCCGCGTGAGAGAATtcctgtgatcagtgcttgagcttgcttcaatgtgagctcgcacttagAATTGCAGGAGAATCTTcaatccagtgatgaagattcacacgaatctctgaggattgatgtgaaaTTCGTTGATTTCTGATGAACTTTTGAGTttctggaaacggtt containing:
- the LOC11441484 gene encoding pleiotropic drug resistance protein 1 isoform X2, with product MMGGGGSSSIWRNSDAAQIFSNSFHQEDDEEALKWAAIQKLPTFERLRKGLLTSLQGEATEVDVEKLGLQVRKDLLERLVRLAEEDNEKFLLKLKDRMDRVGIDLPTIEVRFEHLNIEAEAHVGSISLPTFTNFMVNIVESLLNSLHVLPSRKQRLNILKDVSGIIKPSRMTLLLGPPSSGKTTLLLALAGKLDPKLKFSGRVTYNGHEMSEFVPQRTAAYVDQNDLHIGELTVRETLAFSARVQGVGPQYDLLAELSRREKDANIKPDPDIDVYMKVVAIEGQKENLITDYVLRVLGLEICADTVVGNAMIRGISGGQKKRLTTGEMLVGPTKALFMDEISTGLDSSTTFQIVNSMKQYVHILKGTAVISLLQPPPETYNLFDDIILLSDSHIIYQGPREHVLEFFKSIGFKCPNRKGVADFLQEVTSRKDQEQYWQHKDQQYRFVTAEEFSEAFQSFHVCRRLGDELGTEFDKSKSHPAALTTKKYGVGKFELLKACSSREYLLMKRNSFVYIFQLCQIFQTIPYSCTSTPDGCCIVQIRCSSWEGHDSGSNICIICNCHPFFNEWFCSIKSIKKWWIWGFWISPLMYGQNAMVINEFLGNKWKHVLPNSTESLGVEVLKSRSFFTETYWYWICVGALIGYTLLFNFGYILALTFLNPLGKHQTVIPDESQSNEQIGGSRKRTNVLKFIKESFSKLSNKVKKGESRSGSISPSRQEIIAAETNHSRKKGMVLPFEPHSITFDEVTYSIDMPQEMKNRGVLEDKLVLLKGVSGAFRPGVLTALMGITGAGKTTLMDVLSGRKTGGYIGGNITISGYPKKQETFARISGYCEQTDIHSPYVTVYESLLYPTWLRLSPDINAETRKMFVEEVMELVELKPLRNALVGLPGVCGLSMEQRKRLTVAVELVANPSIIFMDEPTSGLDARAAAVVMRTVRNTVDTGRTVVCTIHQPSIDIFESFDELLLLKQGGQEIYVGPLGHNSSNLINHFEGIQGVRKIKDGYNPATWMLEVTTSSKERELGIDFAELYKNSELYRINKALVKELSAPAPCSKDLYFPSQYSRSFFTQCMACLWKQHWSYWRNPEYNAIRFLYSTAVAVLLGSMFWDLGSKIEKEQDLFNAMGSMYSAVILIGVMNCNSVQPVVVVERTVFYRERAAGMYSTFPYAFGQVLIELPYVFVQAVVYGIIVYAMIGLEWSVVKFSYFLFFMYFTFLYYTYYGMMSVALTPNNHISIIVSSAFYSIWNLFSGFIVPRPSIPVWWRWYSWANPIAWSLYGLVASQYGDVKQNIETSDGRQTVEEFLRNYFGFKHDFLGVVALVNVAFPIAFALVFAIAIKMFNFQRR